From Proteus vulgaris:
GAAATAAAAGCTTTACTAATCTGTATAGGTAATGCAGAAAATAATATTATTATTTATAAAACAATGGCTACTGTAAATATATTTTCACGAGATAGTTTCTTTCTTGTAAAATCTGATACCAGATTTAAAGAGATCAAGCAGGATTTTTTCAGAGTTAGCGGAAATTTTCAACTAATTAAAGTAAATGGAGAACTTTACGTTATAGATTTGAGTTTGGTCGAAAAAATGTTTGGTTTTCATGATGTTATAAAAAAAGAGGCCAACCAGGGAATACGGTCTATTCGTAATATGAATTTAATCTCAAATATCGATGTTATACAAGAATTAATTGATGACGTTAAATACGCAAGGAAATTGACTCGCGTCGCTAAATCTTCCCCAGTAATTCAGGCTGGTATTAATAATTCAAGCATTATTTCATTTTGTAAATCTTATCCAACTCTAAAAGGGCGTATTAGATTTAATGAAGATGACACAATGATCACTTTGGATACAAAAGTTTCAAAGGATTTATTTATTAAAGTATTGATGGATGATTTTTTAACATCTCAATTAACTCAGTTTTACTATGATAGCATCGCTAAAGATGCGCTGATTGCTGAATCAGTTGATAGTTAAGACAATGATCATTTATACAAAGAAAAAACAAAAGTGTATTATATCAACGCATAATATTAGATGAATACCATTTGAGCATGTTTTTTCTGTTTTCAAGGTACAAAGCATGATTATAAATTCCACGGATGGAATTTTTATCAACATGAGCAAGCTGTAACTCTATCCATGCGCTATCAAAACCGTTTTCATGTAAAATAGTACTCATCATATGGCGAAATCCATGCCCTGTTAATCTGCCTTTATAACCTATCTTTTCAATAACTTTATTAATACTAGCTTCGCTGATTGGTTTTCTTACATCATTTCGACCAGGAAATAATAATGGGTAATATCCTGTAATTACTTTTAACTCATTGAGTATCGCAATAACTTGTGGGGATAATGGTACTAAATGAGGACGGCGCTTTTTCATTCTCTCTTTGGGTATTTCCCAAATAACATTATCGAAATCAAATTCTGACCATTCAGCTAGTCTCAATTCAACAGTCCTAACACCTGTCAGCATTAACAGCTGGGTGGCATACTTCGTTATTTTACTGCCTTGATAGTTATTTAACGCTTTAACAAAATCAGGGATCTCATCTTCACGTAAAAATGGGAAGTGTTTAGTTTCAGGTTTATTTATTGCTCCCGCTAAATCAGGTGCAGGATTATATTTTACCCTACCCGTTATGACTGCATAACGAAAAACTTCACCACAGCGCCTACGGATTTTATTTGCTTGTTCTAATGCACCTCTTTTCTCAATTTTTTGAAGAACAGCTAATAATTCTAAGGGAGCAATTTGGTCGATAGGTCGCTTTCCTATATAGGGAAAAATATCATTTTCAAAACAACGCAATATCTCGCTTGCATAACCATCACTCCATGTAGAGCATTTAGAGCTATGCCACTCCATCGCTACTGCATAAAACGTATTTTCTGTTGCGTATCTTAACGCTATCTTTTCTGATTTACGGGCATCGCTTGGATTAATATTCTCAGCTAACTGCTTTTTAGCTTCATCACGTTTCTTTCTTGCTTCAGCTAGTGTGACTTGCCCATATACGCCCAACGAAATCATTTTAGGTTTGCCCGCAAAACGATAACGGAAACGCCATCCCTTAGAGCCATTAGGTTCAATCAATAGAGATAATCCGTTACCATCATTCAATGTATACGGCTTTTCTTTGGGATTAGCTTTGCGGATTTGAATATCTGTTAATGGCATAATGTGTATAGTTTTTCCATTGAACCTAGAAGTACACTCAATTTTATACACATTAGTGGCTGGATTCCAGTAAACATCTTAGAACATTACTGAACACTATTTTTAAATAACTTATTGTTTAAATTATTATTTTAGATATTACTGAACATCATGAGATGTATAGATGGCGTTCCCTACAGGAATCGAACCTGTAACTAGCCCTTAGGAGGGGCTTGTTATATCCATTTAACTAAGGGAACGTACGTAACGAGGTAATGTATGACTAATGGATGGGCTGTATTTTACCTCCCTCACTCTCTATTAATCAAGTTTTAACGCACTGATATTGGAAGGAATTTTTTTGTTTCTTTTTTGAACAGTGAAATTTACCTTAAAAAAGGAATAATAAATACCATCATCAATGATTGTGTTTATTCTTATATATAACAGTTTTACTAAAATTCTTTCAATTGCTTCAAAAATAATTTCGGTGAGTATCCCATCTCTTTATTAAACATTGCACTAAAGGCACTCGGATTCTCATATCCTAATTCTAAAGCAATTTCGGTAACTGAATGACCTTTCTTTAACGCCGTTAATGCATACATTAAACATGCTTTTTGACGCCATTCTCGAAAAGAAAGCCCTGTTTCCTTATGAAATAAACGCGTAAAAGTGCGTAGACTCTTATTTAACTTTTCAGCCCACATTTCTGGCGTAGTACGAATATTCGGTTGTGACATAAATTCAGTACACAACCCATCTAATAAAGCATGTTGGGGCAAAGGAGTAAAATAAGGTAATGGTTTGGCCTCAGCTAGTTCATGACAAAGTAACGTTAATAAAGCGCTATCTCTCCCACCTAAATCATAAAGTAAAGGAAGTTGATTTGCACAAAGTAATAGCTGATGAAGCAAAGGCGAAACGTGTAAAACCTCACAATATTCCGAATAACGAGGTACTTTATTCGGCTCAATATAGAGACTATAAGTGCTGCTACCCAACATTAATACTTGATGTGTTTTTTCAGCTGGGATCCACACACCACTGTAAGGTAATACAATCCATTGGCCATCTTCTGTTTTGACTTTCATTACGCCATTGGGTGCATATAAAAATTGGGCTCGCCGATGATGATGTGCTTCAAGTAATGTGTCATAAGGATAATCAGAGCCTAATGCTAAAATATCACGAGGAAGATGATCCACACTGTTAATATCGATATTACGCATAATATTAAAATTGTCCTAAATTCATATAAACTTGTCATTATCGCGTGGGTAAGCCATCGTTTTATTCTATATTGTTAATCTCCTGACTCAACAGGAGATTTGAAATGACACTCTGGCTGATTTCTTTTGGTTTAATTTCGGGCATCACAACATGGCTATTTGGCTTTGGCGGTGGTTTTGTCACGGTTCCCTTACTCTATACACTTATTCTGACGCTCTGGGGAATAGACAGTTTACCTGCCGAACATGCTATGCAAATCGCAGTTGCCACCTCTGCATTAATTATGTTGTTTTCTGCAACAGTCACAACCATTAAACACCATAAGGCAAAAAGGCTTGATTGGCATATCATGTTCATCCTTTTTATTGGGATTGCGTTTGGGGGGATCTTTGGTGCCCTTCTCGCATTAACAGTTGAAGGTACTTGGATCAAATGGATCTTTATTGGTTATCTCTTTGTCACTATTTTAGATTGCTATTTTCGCCCTGGTTTTATGGCACCGACTCACAACGCAAAAAAGGTGACCAAAGCACAAGAAAGCATTAATGGCACTGTGATTGGTATTATTGCCGCTTTTTTAGGGGTTGGCGGAAGTGTAATGACAGTTCCTCTATTACGTCGTAGAGGTACACCAATGGCACAATCTGCAGCAATGGCAAATGCCTTAACCTTACCTTTAGCTCTCACTGCAACATTCACTTATGTCACACTTTCCTTTGCATCACCTTTAAATAGTGAATCTGGCTTTATTGGTTATATTTGGCTAAAGGCAGCCTTTATTCTGATTTGTAGCACATGGATAGGGTTAAAGATCTCTGAGCGCTTTTTATCTCGTATTCCCGATAAATGGCATGCAAGAGTTTATCCCTTATTACTGAGCCTTGTCTTAATCGTTATGTTGTTTTAAATCCTTTCTTTTATATAAAAAAGATAAACAGAAAAACAATTTTGACAACACGCAAACAAAGTGGCTTTCAATATTTAATGAGCCACTTTATTTTTAACATTTGCTTTAAACCTTTTCCTACGCATATTTACTTGGCGTTAATATTATTAAGATGTATAAAACAAAAAACAGCTCTTTTTGACAATCAATATACAGCCCCATAACTATTAGCTTTATTAATTAATATTTAAACATAATGAATAATAATTTATAGATTGTCTCATTTTTAGTATCAGTTTGATTACGTTTCACTGAGCATTTTCTGCACAAAATATCATCTCTTTATTTTTCTCTTTTATTCGTATTTATCATCAAAATAATAAGTTAGCTATTTTTTACAAAATATATTTTAAGAAGAAACTGGATTTAAATAACGCTAAAAAATATTATTTAATTTGATTTTTAAATAACAAATTAATTACAATAACGTTGAACTTCGATATATAAATAATTATATATCGATAGGCTTTTTTGTCAATTATTTATTGTATTTAATCATATATTTAAAATACACTTTAATAAAACAAATTAATGTCGTAAGTAAGTGAATTTAAAAGAAGTAAGCATAAATGCCTCAGCCTCTAAGATCCTCTCTTTCTCCTCAAAATCTTTATAACACGAGTTAATAGAAGAAAATAATTATCATTTGATTTTGTCTATTTTAGTTAATTTATTTTGTGACATTTATTAACGTCTTATTCTCTATTATTTATTATTTACAACTAACTCATCACTTATGGATTAATAAACTGGAGACGCCTTCAAATATTTATTTAATCGTCTGTATATAATATTTAGCTATAAGAAGAAACTGGAGGTTATATGAGTATTAGTCGTCGTTCTTTCATTAAGGGGATGGGGATAGGATGTGTGGGTTGTACTGTGAGTAGTTTACCACCGGGTGCACTTGCATTTAATCCTGTAGATTCTCTTAAGGGTCAGTCAACATTAACACCTAGTCTATGTGAGATGTGTTCTTATCGTTGTCCTATAGAAGCTCAGGTTGTTAACAATAAAACTGTATTTATCCAAGGAAACAGAAACGCAGAGCATCAAAGTAGCCGTATTTGCGCCAGAGGTGGAAGTGGCGTTAGTCTGGTTAACGATCCAAACCGTATTGTCAAACCCATGAAACACAAAGGCCCTAGAGGTGCAGGTGAATGGGAAGTCATAAGCTGGGAACAAGCCTATAAAGAAATAGCTGAAAAGATGAATGCAATAAAACAAAGCTATGGAGCTGAAAGCATCTCTTTTTCATCTAAGTCAGGATCGCTTTCTTCTCACCTTTTCCATTTAGCCGCCGCATTTGGTTCTCCAAATACATTTACACACGCAACTACTTGCCCAGCAGGTAAAGCCATTGCAGCATCCGTTATGATGGGTGGTGATCTTGCAATGGATTTAGCAAACTCTAAATATATTCTCTCTTTTGGTCATAACCTTTATGAGGGCATTGAAGTTGCTGAAACGCATGAATTAATGACAGCACAAGAACGTGGTGCAAAATTAGTCAGTTTTGATCCTCGTTTATCTGTCGTTTCAAGTAAAGCAGACGAGTGGTTCGCAATCCGCCCTGGTGGCGATTTACCTGTTCTAATGGCAATGTGCCATATCTTAATTAAAGAAGATCTCTACGATAAAGAGTTTGTTGAGAAATTTACGGTAGGTTTCCCACAATTAAAAGAAGTTCTACAAGATACAACTCCTGAATGGGCTCAAGCACACTCAGATGTTCCTGCTAAAGATATTGCTCGTATCGCCAGAGAAATTGCAGCAAAAGCTCCTCATGCACTGATTATGCCAGGCCACCGCGCGACCTTTAATAAAGAAGAGATCAATATGCGCAGAATGATCTTCACCTTCAATGCTTTACTAGGCAACATTGAACGTGAAGGTGGTATGTATCAGAAAAAGGCAGCAGCAAAATACAATAAATTAGCAGGTATTAATATTGCTCCTGAATTGGCAAAACCAAGTGTTAAAGGTATGCCTGAAATTACCGCAAAACGCATTGATGCGACAGCGCCTCAATTTAAATATATCAATAAAGGTGGCGGTATTGTTCAATCGATTATCGACTCAACATTAGAAGGCGTACCATATCAAACAAAAGCATGGATTATGTCTCGTCATAACCCATTCCAAACAGTCAGTTGCCGTCCTGAGCTAGAAAAAGCAGCGCAGAAGTTGGACTTAATTGTTAGTTGTGACGTGTATTTAAGCGAAAGTGCCGCTTATGCCGATTACCTTTTACCTGAATGCACCTATTTAGAACGTGATGAAGAAGTTGCTGATGTTTCAGGTTTAAATCCCGCTTATGCATTACGCCAGCAAGTTGTCGAACCTATTGGTGATACCAAACCAAGTTGGTTAATTTGGATGGAATTAGGTAAAGCGTTGGGATTAGAAGCTTATTTCCCTTGGGAAAACATGGGGGTAAGACAGCTTTATCAAGTTAATGGTAGCGAAGCGCTATACAAAGAGATGCATAAAAAAGGCTATGTCTCTTATGGTATTCCATTATTGTTACGCGAACCTTCTTATGTAAAAGCTTTTGTTGAGCAATATCCAGAAGCCATCAAACATGTTGATAGCAATAACACAATGGAAAAAGCGCTCTCATTTAAATCACCAAGTGGCTTAATTGAAATCTACTCTGAAGAATTAGAAAGCCGTTTAGAAAATTACGGTATTCCTCGCTTCCACAACTTCCCATTAAAAGAAAAAGACGAGCTTTATTTTATTCAAGGCAAAGTCGCCGTTCATACTAATGGTGCAACACAATATGTACCGTTATTAGCTGAATTAATGTGGGAAAACCCAGTTTGGCTTCATCCAGAAACAGCAAAAAACCATGGTATTAAACATGGTGATGAAATCATTCTGGAAAACAATATAGGCAAAGAAAAAGCACACGCTTTAATCACTGAAGGCATTCGCCCTGACACCGTATTTGTTTATATGGGTTCGGGTGCAAAAGCGGGTGCAAAAACAGCAGCGACTACAACAGGTGTTCACTGTGGCAACTTATTACCTCATGAAATTAGTCCTGTATCGGGTACTGATGTGCATACATCAGGTGTCAGAATTAGTCGTGCTTAAGGAAAAAAATAACGATGAACAATAATGATAAACAATTTGTCATGCTACATGATGAAAAACGTTGCATTGGGTGTCAGGCCTGTACTGTTGCGTGTAAAGTCATCAATGACATTCCTGAAGGTTTCAGCCGACTTCAAGTTCAAATTCAAGGCCCACACAACGATGAAGCGGGTGATCCACATTATCAATTTTTCCGTGTTTCATGTCAGCACTGTGAAGATGCACCTTGTGTTTCTGTTTGCCCAACTGGCGCCTCTTTTATTGATGAAAATGACATCGTACAGGTAAAAAAAGAGTTGTGTATTGGCTGTGATTATTGTGTTGGTGCCTGTCCTTACCATGTTCGTTATATCAACCCAATGACGCATATCGCAGATAAATGTAATTTCTGCTCAGATACTCGATTAGCTGAGGGTGAATTACCTGCGTGTGTATCGGTATGCCCAACGGATGCACTTGCTTTTGGTCGTATCGACTCACCTGAAATTCAGGCTTGGATCAAACAAAAATCCGTTTATCAATACCAATTAGATAATGTCGGAAAACCAAGTTTATTCCGTCGTAAAGAAATCCATCAGGGGGATAAAGCATGACTAGTATCTGGGGAGCAGAACTCCATTATACGCCAGATTATTGGCCTGTATGGTTAATGGCGGCAGGTTTATTAATTGTTGCCATGATAGCCATTTTAGTTATTCATGGCTTGCTACGCTATGCCCTTGCACCAAAACATTCAGGCCATTACGAAGAAGAGCGTGTTTATTTATATTCTAAAGCGATCCGTTTTTGGCACTGGGGTAATGCTTTACTTTTTATCCTATTATTACTAAGTGGCTTTTTAGGGCATTTCTCTATCGGAAATGTCACTTCAATGGTGCTATTACATAAAATCTGTGGTTTTGTACTTATCGCGTTCTGGATTGGTTTTATTCTGATTAATCTAACAACCAGTAACGGTGTACATTACAAAGTAAGATTTAATGGGTTAATTGGCCGTTGTATCAAACAAGCTCGCTTTTACCTCTATGGCATAATGAAAGGTGAACCACATCCTTTTGCTGCAACTGAAACTGATAAGTTTAACCCTCTTCAACAACTTGCTTACTTAGGTGTGATGTTTGGTTTAGTGCCACTGTTACTTGTTACTGGATTATTATGTTTATACCCAGAAGTACTTGGTTATGGCTATTGGATGTTAAAAGCACACTTAGTTTTGGGTATTGTGGCATTAATGTTTATTTGTGCTCACTTCTATTTATGTACATTAGGAGACACTTTTACACAGACATTCCGCAGTATGGTTGATGGTCATCATCGCCACCAAAAGCATGATACTCATGGTTCAGTAACTAAAAAAGCAGAGCATTAATTCCCTCTGGTTACTCCTTACAGAAAGATCATTATCTAAAATGCCCGTGTAAACGGGCATTTTTTTGATCTTAATTCAGAAACAATTTCATAATCTTATTATTAGCAAATATATCATTTTATTTACATGTTATTCGGTGTATAGTCAGCGCCCATCCTCGCTATATAAAAACCTATACAATGATATACATTGCATCACATTTGCGATGAGCATCGTTGTATAAATTTTTTAATATCGATGGAGTTAAATAACTAAAAAATATATTTTGGGAGTCTATCGTGAAGAAATTTATCATTTCGACAATAGCTTGTGCTATAGCGCAAACATTCGCTGTATCAGCAAGTGTAGCCGCTGAAAATGCTAAAAAAATCGTCGTTACTGCACAGCCAGTGAATAATAGTGAAGCCGGTGCGGGATTTGTTACTCGTGAAGTTGATATGGGGCCATTAGGTGAAAAAAAATGGTTAGATACACCTTACACAACAAATACCTTCACTCAATCCATGATTGAAAATCAACAAGTTACCAGTGTTGCGGATATTTTAAAATATAATGCCTCCTCTCAAATGCAAGCACGTGGTGGTATGGATGTTGGTCGTCCTCAAAACCGTGGAATGCAGGGTAATGTTGTCGCTAACTCTCGTTTAGATGGTGTGAATATTATTTCTACCACTGCATTTCCTGTCGAAATGCTTGAACGCGTAGATATTATAAATGGCCTAACAGGTTCACTTTATGGACCAGCAAGTCCAAGTGGGCAATTTAATTTCACACAAAAACGCCCAACCTTAAAACGCTTAACTTCACTGAATGCTACTTATATCAATGATA
This genomic window contains:
- the kwaB gene encoding anti-phage protein KwaB is translated as MAVNIPTKESLDIDLQYYVNNINDIAVVVYAIIKGNNVPLRMDIESPAQSGLKSLFLNFIDNEIIKNSELTILPLSSADERNNVLYHYDIELPQELVCINTILENENEQEFDFNTHNIDEIKALLICIGNAENNIIIYKTMATVNIFSRDSFFLVKSDTRFKEIKQDFFRVSGNFQLIKVNGELYVIDLSLVEKMFGFHDVIKKEANQGIRSIRNMNLISNIDVIQELIDDVKYARKLTRVAKSSPVIQAGINNSSIISFCKSYPTLKGRIRFNEDDTMITLDTKVSKDLFIKVLMDDFLTSQLTQFYYDSIAKDALIAESVDS
- a CDS encoding tyrosine-type recombinase/integrase — translated: MPLTDIQIRKANPKEKPYTLNDGNGLSLLIEPNGSKGWRFRYRFAGKPKMISLGVYGQVTLAEARKKRDEAKKQLAENINPSDARKSEKIALRYATENTFYAVAMEWHSSKCSTWSDGYASEILRCFENDIFPYIGKRPIDQIAPLELLAVLQKIEKRGALEQANKIRRRCGEVFRYAVITGRVKYNPAPDLAGAINKPETKHFPFLREDEIPDFVKALNNYQGSKITKYATQLLMLTGVRTVELRLAEWSEFDFDNVIWEIPKERMKKRRPHLVPLSPQVIAILNELKVITGYYPLLFPGRNDVRKPISEASINKVIEKIGYKGRLTGHGFRHMMSTILHENGFDSAWIELQLAHVDKNSIRGIYNHALYLENRKNMLKWYSSNIMR
- a CDS encoding AraC family transcriptional regulator — translated: MRNIDINSVDHLPRDILALGSDYPYDTLLEAHHHRRAQFLYAPNGVMKVKTEDGQWIVLPYSGVWIPAEKTHQVLMLGSSTYSLYIEPNKVPRYSEYCEVLHVSPLLHQLLLCANQLPLLYDLGGRDSALLTLLCHELAEAKPLPYFTPLPQHALLDGLCTEFMSQPNIRTTPEMWAEKLNKSLRTFTRLFHKETGLSFREWRQKACLMYALTALKKGHSVTEIALELGYENPSAFSAMFNKEMGYSPKLFLKQLKEF
- a CDS encoding sulfite exporter TauE/SafE family protein translates to MTLWLISFGLISGITTWLFGFGGGFVTVPLLYTLILTLWGIDSLPAEHAMQIAVATSALIMLFSATVTTIKHHKAKRLDWHIMFILFIGIAFGGIFGALLALTVEGTWIKWIFIGYLFVTILDCYFRPGFMAPTHNAKKVTKAQESINGTVIGIIAAFLGVGGSVMTVPLLRRRGTPMAQSAAMANALTLPLALTATFTYVTLSFASPLNSESGFIGYIWLKAAFILICSTWIGLKISERFLSRIPDKWHARVYPLLLSLVLIVMLF
- the phsA gene encoding thiosulfate reductase PhsA, which codes for MSISRRSFIKGMGIGCVGCTVSSLPPGALAFNPVDSLKGQSTLTPSLCEMCSYRCPIEAQVVNNKTVFIQGNRNAEHQSSRICARGGSGVSLVNDPNRIVKPMKHKGPRGAGEWEVISWEQAYKEIAEKMNAIKQSYGAESISFSSKSGSLSSHLFHLAAAFGSPNTFTHATTCPAGKAIAASVMMGGDLAMDLANSKYILSFGHNLYEGIEVAETHELMTAQERGAKLVSFDPRLSVVSSKADEWFAIRPGGDLPVLMAMCHILIKEDLYDKEFVEKFTVGFPQLKEVLQDTTPEWAQAHSDVPAKDIARIAREIAAKAPHALIMPGHRATFNKEEINMRRMIFTFNALLGNIEREGGMYQKKAAAKYNKLAGINIAPELAKPSVKGMPEITAKRIDATAPQFKYINKGGGIVQSIIDSTLEGVPYQTKAWIMSRHNPFQTVSCRPELEKAAQKLDLIVSCDVYLSESAAYADYLLPECTYLERDEEVADVSGLNPAYALRQQVVEPIGDTKPSWLIWMELGKALGLEAYFPWENMGVRQLYQVNGSEALYKEMHKKGYVSYGIPLLLREPSYVKAFVEQYPEAIKHVDSNNTMEKALSFKSPSGLIEIYSEELESRLENYGIPRFHNFPLKEKDELYFIQGKVAVHTNGATQYVPLLAELMWENPVWLHPETAKNHGIKHGDEIILENNIGKEKAHALITEGIRPDTVFVYMGSGAKAGAKTAATTTGVHCGNLLPHEISPVSGTDVHTSGVRISRA
- a CDS encoding 4Fe-4S dicluster domain-containing protein — its product is MNNNDKQFVMLHDEKRCIGCQACTVACKVINDIPEGFSRLQVQIQGPHNDEAGDPHYQFFRVSCQHCEDAPCVSVCPTGASFIDENDIVQVKKELCIGCDYCVGACPYHVRYINPMTHIADKCNFCSDTRLAEGELPACVSVCPTDALAFGRIDSPEIQAWIKQKSVYQYQLDNVGKPSLFRRKEIHQGDKA
- the phsC gene encoding thiosulfate reductase cytochrome B subunit, with product MTSIWGAELHYTPDYWPVWLMAAGLLIVAMIAILVIHGLLRYALAPKHSGHYEEERVYLYSKAIRFWHWGNALLFILLLLSGFLGHFSIGNVTSMVLLHKICGFVLIAFWIGFILINLTTSNGVHYKVRFNGLIGRCIKQARFYLYGIMKGEPHPFAATETDKFNPLQQLAYLGVMFGLVPLLLVTGLLCLYPEVLGYGYWMLKAHLVLGIVALMFICAHFYLCTLGDTFTQTFRSMVDGHHRHQKHDTHGSVTKKAEH